In Ruminococcaceae bacterium BL-6, a genomic segment contains:
- the upp gene encoding Uracil phosphoribosyltransferase, whose protein sequence is MIALGADHGGFRLKEAVRKYLDDHSIAYQDFGCFSEESVDYPLFAEKVAHAVARGKAEKGILCCGTGIGISIAANKVRGIRAAVCANAFCAEVCRRHNNANVLCMGGRVIDEERAVELAGIFLNTPFDGGRHARRVAQIARIEDEETEGRETLNGQVFVMEHPLIQHKLTLLRDKNTGSKEFRTLVGEIATLMCYEATRDLPLEVTQVETPVAMATTRVLSGRKLAFVPILRAGLGMVDGVLELVPAAKVGHIGLYRDHDTLKPVEYYSKLPADTSERDVIVLDPMLATGGSAIDAIKIIKRSNPKSIKFMCIIAAPEGLKALTEAHPDVQIYCANVDERLNENGYIVPGLGDAGDRIFGTL, encoded by the coding sequence ATGATAGCTTTAGGAGCCGACCACGGTGGATTTCGACTCAAAGAGGCGGTTCGGAAATATCTGGATGACCATTCGATCGCCTATCAGGATTTCGGGTGCTTCAGCGAGGAATCGGTGGATTACCCGCTGTTCGCCGAAAAGGTGGCGCACGCCGTCGCCCGCGGAAAGGCGGAGAAGGGGATCCTTTGCTGCGGCACGGGGATCGGGATTTCCATCGCGGCCAACAAGGTCCGCGGGATCCGCGCGGCGGTGTGCGCGAATGCGTTCTGCGCGGAGGTCTGCCGCCGCCACAACAACGCGAACGTCCTGTGCATGGGCGGCCGTGTGATCGATGAGGAGCGGGCGGTGGAGCTCGCAGGGATATTCCTGAACACCCCGTTCGACGGCGGACGCCACGCTCGCCGCGTCGCGCAGATCGCCCGGATCGAGGATGAGGAGACGGAAGGCCGGGAAACGCTGAACGGCCAGGTGTTCGTCATGGAGCATCCGCTGATCCAGCACAAGCTGACCCTTCTTCGCGACAAAAATACCGGTTCCAAGGAATTCCGCACGCTGGTCGGCGAGATCGCGACCCTGATGTGCTATGAGGCGACCCGCGACCTGCCCCTGGAGGTCACGCAGGTGGAAACGCCGGTTGCGATGGCCACAACCAGGGTGCTGTCCGGCAGAAAGCTGGCTTTCGTCCCGATCCTGCGCGCCGGGCTCGGCATGGTGGACGGCGTGCTGGAGCTGGTTCCGGCGGCGAAGGTGGGCCACATCGGCCTCTACCGCGACCACGACACGCTCAAGCCAGTGGAATATTACAGCAAGCTTCCGGCTGACACCAGCGAACGCGACGTCATCGTGCTGGACCCGATGCTCGCGACGGGCGGCTCCGCGATTGACGCGATCAAGATCATCAAAAGAAGCAATCCGAAGAGCATCAAGTTCATGTGCATCATCGCCGCGCCGGAAGGCCTGAAGGCCCTCACCGAAGCGCATCCGGATGTGCAGATCTACTGCGCGAACGTCGACGAACGCCTGAACGAAAACGGGTATATCGTTCCGGGGCTGGGGGACGCCGGCGACAGAATCTTCGGCACCCTTTAA
- a CDS encoding putative Inactive homolog of metal-dependent proteases, molecular chaperone (Evidence 3 : Putative function from multiple computational evidences), with protein sequence MKILAVDSTAVAASAAVLEDGKLLGEFFTNTRRTHSQTLMPMVSGVLESTGSKIGEIGLFAVSAGPGSFTGVRIGISCIKGMAMAQDRPCAGVSALEAMARNLSCLEATVCAVMDARCGQVYNAVFEAGDGKLRRLTPDRALSIEDLSRECEKYPKPLFLVGDGAKLCYNKSGFQKLSAVLPPEPLLYQRASGVALVAYEAFLQGKTVTPAALAPVYLRLPQAERELKKRMGKSENAIQGGRR encoded by the coding sequence ATGAAGATTCTTGCCGTCGATTCCACGGCGGTCGCCGCTTCCGCCGCCGTTCTGGAGGATGGGAAGCTGCTGGGGGAGTTTTTCACCAACACGCGCCGCACCCACAGCCAGACCCTGATGCCCATGGTGAGCGGGGTGCTCGAAAGCACCGGGAGCAAAATCGGGGAGATCGGCCTGTTCGCCGTTTCCGCCGGCCCCGGTTCGTTTACCGGCGTGCGCATCGGCATTTCGTGCATCAAGGGGATGGCGATGGCGCAGGACAGGCCCTGCGCCGGCGTTTCCGCGCTGGAAGCCATGGCACGCAACCTGAGCTGCCTGGAAGCCACCGTCTGCGCGGTGATGGATGCGCGGTGCGGGCAGGTCTATAACGCCGTTTTTGAAGCGGGGGATGGAAAGTTGCGCCGTCTCACGCCGGACCGCGCGCTCTCCATCGAGGATTTGTCGCGCGAGTGCGAAAAATATCCCAAACCGTTATTTCTTGTTGGAGACGGCGCGAAATTGTGCTATAATAAAAGCGGGTTTCAGAAGCTTTCCGCCGTTTTGCCGCCGGAGCCGCTGCTTTATCAGCGCGCGTCCGGCGTCGCGCTGGTCGCTTATGAAGCTTTTTTACAGGGAAAAACGGTGACCCCGGCCGCGCTGGCCCCCGTGTATCTCCGGCTGCCCCAGGCGGAGCGGGAACTGAAGAAGCGGATGGGAAAATCAGAGAACGCGATACAAGGAGGAAGACGATGA
- a CDS encoding ATPase YjeE, predicted to have essential role in cell wall biosynthesis: protein MNLDITTSSPAETEELGRKIASKLRGGEVLALFGGMGMGKTVFTRGLAAGLGISSGVSSPTFALVNEYHGRLTVYHFDMFRVDGWDDLYSTGFFDYLDTGAVLVIEWSENIEGALPPDAVRIAIGPGKTECERVFHLEGIKP, encoded by the coding sequence TTGAATTTGGATATTACGACGTCGTCTCCGGCCGAAACGGAAGAGTTGGGCAGGAAAATCGCGTCAAAGCTTCGGGGCGGTGAAGTGCTTGCGCTTTTCGGCGGCATGGGGATGGGAAAAACCGTCTTTACGCGCGGCCTTGCGGCCGGGCTGGGCATTTCTTCCGGAGTGAGCAGCCCCACCTTCGCCCTGGTCAACGAATACCACGGGCGCCTGACGGTTTACCATTTCGACATGTTCCGGGTCGACGGCTGGGATGACCTTTATTCGACCGGCTTTTTCGATTATCTGGATACCGGCGCGGTGCTGGTCATCGAATGGAGCGAAAATATCGAGGGCGCGCTTCCGCCGGATGCTGTGCGCATCGCGATCGGGCCGGGGAAAACGGAATGTGAGCGCGTCTTTCATTTGGAGGGGATAAAACCATGA
- the fhs gene encoding Formate--tetrahydrofolate ligase, whose translation MLTDIEIAQKAGMRPISEIARGLGIREEELEPYGRYKAKLNDSLFRRLADRPDGKLILVTAINPTPAGEGKTTTTAGLGEAMAKIGKKAVLALREPSLGPVFGIKGGAAGGGYAQVVPMEDINLHFTGDMHALTSANNLLCALLDNHIQQGNALGIDPRRILIRRCLDMNDRALRNIVVGLGGKANGVPREDGFLITVASEAMAILCLASDLGDLKQRLGKILVAYTFGGEPVYAGDLKAQGAMAALLKDAVNPNLVQTLENTPAIIHGGPFANIAHGCNSVRATRLALKLGDYCITEAGFGSDLGAEKFFDIKCRMAGLSPAAVVLVATARALKYNGGVPKGELGAENPAALEKGAANLGKHIENMRKYGLPVVVAINRFPNDTPSELSFIERYCRENGAEFSVFEGYEKGGEGGTDLAEKVCRAAERPSRFQLLYPLELPLKEKIARIAAEIYGARGVSYTAAAQKSLEEIRKLGGDRLPVCIAKTQYSLSDDASLLGRPTGFDITIRDLSLSNGAGFVVAYAGNILTMPGLPKQPAAQNIDVDENGVISGLF comes from the coding sequence ATGCTGACGGACATTGAAATTGCACAAAAGGCCGGGATGCGCCCGATTTCGGAGATCGCGCGCGGGCTTGGAATCCGGGAGGAGGAGCTTGAGCCTTACGGGCGGTACAAGGCCAAGCTGAACGATTCCCTTTTCCGGCGGCTGGCGGACAGGCCGGACGGAAAGCTGATCCTCGTCACGGCGATCAACCCCACCCCGGCGGGCGAGGGGAAGACGACGACGACGGCGGGCCTCGGCGAGGCCATGGCGAAGATCGGGAAAAAAGCCGTGCTGGCGCTGCGCGAGCCCTCGCTCGGCCCCGTGTTCGGCATCAAGGGCGGCGCGGCTGGCGGCGGCTACGCGCAGGTCGTGCCGATGGAGGACATCAACCTGCACTTTACGGGCGACATGCACGCGCTGACCAGCGCGAACAACCTGCTCTGCGCGCTTCTCGACAACCACATCCAGCAGGGGAACGCGCTCGGAATCGATCCGCGCCGCATCCTGATCCGCCGCTGCCTCGACATGAACGACCGCGCCCTGCGCAACATCGTCGTTGGGCTGGGCGGCAAGGCCAACGGCGTCCCGCGCGAGGATGGCTTCCTTATCACCGTGGCGAGCGAGGCGATGGCGATCCTGTGCCTCGCTTCCGACCTTGGGGACCTGAAGCAAAGGCTGGGAAAAATCCTCGTCGCGTACACGTTCGGCGGCGAGCCGGTCTACGCCGGCGACCTGAAGGCGCAGGGGGCCATGGCTGCCCTGCTGAAGGATGCGGTCAACCCCAATCTGGTGCAGACGCTGGAAAACACCCCGGCGATCATCCACGGCGGGCCGTTCGCCAATATCGCGCACGGCTGCAATTCGGTGCGAGCCACGCGCCTCGCCCTGAAGCTGGGGGATTACTGCATCACCGAGGCGGGCTTCGGCTCCGACCTGGGCGCAGAAAAGTTTTTCGACATCAAATGCCGCATGGCAGGGCTTTCCCCGGCGGCGGTGGTGCTGGTCGCCACCGCCCGGGCGCTGAAATACAACGGCGGCGTCCCGAAGGGGGAGCTCGGAGCCGAAAATCCGGCGGCGCTGGAAAAAGGCGCGGCCAATCTGGGCAAGCACATCGAGAACATGAGAAAATACGGCCTGCCGGTCGTGGTCGCCATCAACCGCTTCCCCAACGATACGCCGTCAGAGCTTTCTTTCATCGAGCGCTACTGCCGGGAAAACGGCGCGGAATTCTCCGTTTTCGAGGGATACGAAAAGGGCGGGGAAGGGGGAACAGACCTTGCCGAGAAGGTCTGCCGCGCGGCGGAGCGGCCCTCCCGTTTTCAGCTCCTTTATCCGCTGGAGCTGCCGCTGAAAGAAAAGATCGCGCGCATCGCCGCGGAAATCTACGGCGCGCGCGGCGTCTCCTACACGGCGGCCGCCCAGAAGTCGCTTGAGGAGATCCGGAAGCTCGGCGGGGACAGGCTGCCTGTGTGCATCGCCAAAACGCAGTATTCCCTTTCGGATGACGCCTCGCTCCTGGGGCGGCCGACCGGATTCGACATCACGATACGCGACCTGAGCCTGTCGAACGGCGCGGGATTCGTCGTCGCCTACGCGGGGAATATCCTGACGATGCCCGGCCTGCCGAAGCAGCCGGCGGCGCAGAACATCGACGTGGATGAAAACGGGGTCATTTCCGGCCTGTTCTGA
- a CDS encoding Rod shape-determining protein RodA — protein sequence MSRVLQSFQSYLRRTNKPLWLIMISISVYGLLLVASVNRALTTNYFKTQLVAVILGYIAAVLLTRLDYREISNYWYLAAGFCTFLIVYTLIFGVSATGSSGVNARAWIELPGGTTFQPSELAKIGFMITFSKHLSVLKKHDLLQHPLFVCSLGLHALIPIVLTHLQGDDGAAVIFFCMFLAMSFAAGVQFRYFAAVFGAILIMAPLAWKYVLADYQKKRFLYMMNPEADPLGLGFQQIQGKISIGSGRLWGQGLFNGPRVARNTVSLQHSDFIFSVAGEELGFLGCSLIIILLFALLIGTLYCARKSSDDLGTCLCFGFFGMIASQSIFNLGMCLSLLPVMGVTLPFFSAGGSSTVCFYLGYGLVQSVYLYKDDSDKVKLRL from the coding sequence ATGTCCAGAGTTCTTCAGTCGTTCCAGTCCTATCTCAGGCGCACGAACAAGCCGCTTTGGCTGATTATGATATCGATTTCCGTTTACGGGCTGCTTCTGGTCGCGAGCGTGAACCGCGCTTTGACCACAAACTACTTCAAGACGCAGCTCGTCGCGGTGATTCTCGGTTATATCGCGGCGGTGCTTCTGACCAGGCTGGATTACCGCGAGATTTCCAACTACTGGTATCTGGCGGCCGGGTTCTGTACCTTTCTGATCGTCTATACCCTGATTTTCGGCGTTTCCGCGACGGGAAGCTCGGGCGTAAACGCCCGGGCTTGGATCGAGCTGCCCGGCGGCACCACGTTCCAGCCGTCGGAGCTTGCCAAAATCGGGTTTATGATTACCTTTTCCAAGCATCTTTCCGTATTGAAGAAGCACGATCTTCTCCAGCATCCCCTCTTCGTCTGCTCGCTCGGCCTTCACGCCCTGATCCCGATCGTGCTGACGCATCTTCAGGGCGACGACGGCGCGGCGGTGATTTTTTTCTGCATGTTCCTCGCCATGTCCTTTGCCGCGGGCGTTCAGTTCCGCTATTTTGCGGCCGTTTTCGGGGCCATCCTGATCATGGCGCCGCTCGCGTGGAAGTACGTATTGGCCGACTACCAGAAAAAACGCTTCCTCTATATGATGAATCCCGAGGCGGACCCGCTCGGCCTTGGGTTCCAGCAGATTCAGGGCAAAATTTCGATCGGCTCCGGCCGGCTTTGGGGGCAGGGCCTGTTCAACGGCCCGCGCGTCGCGCGGAATACGGTTTCGCTTCAGCACAGCGATTTTATTTTTTCCGTGGCCGGCGAGGAGCTCGGCTTTCTGGGCTGCTCCCTGATTATTATACTCCTTTTTGCCCTTTTGATCGGCACTTTGTACTGCGCGAGGAAATCCAGCGATGACTTGGGCACCTGCCTTTGCTTCGGCTTTTTCGGAATGATCGCGTCGCAGTCGATTTTCAACCTGGGCATGTGCCTGAGCCTTCTGCCGGTCATGGGGGTGACCCTCCCGTTCTTCAGCGCCGGCGGCTCCTCCACCGTCTGCTTTTATCTGGGGTACGGGCTGGTGCAGAGCGTCTACCTGTATAAAGACGACAGCGACAAGGTGAAGCTGCGGCTGTAA
- a CDS encoding conserved protein of unknown function (Evidence 4 : Unknown function but conserved in other organisms) has translation MKTLIIDRFEGTYAICEDEEKKFFAIETAELPKEAGEGDVLEISDDGTLSVNAEKTQARRGRIKRKQDRLWE, from the coding sequence ATGAAGACCCTGATCATCGACCGCTTTGAAGGAACTTATGCGATTTGCGAGGATGAGGAAAAAAAGTTTTTTGCCATAGAGACCGCGGAGCTGCCGAAAGAGGCGGGCGAAGGGGATGTGCTGGAGATCAGCGACGACGGGACCCTTTCGGTCAATGCGGAAAAAACGCAGGCGCGCCGCGGCAGGATCAAGAGGAAACAGGACCGTCTTTGGGAGTGA
- a CDS encoding MBL fold metallo-hydrolase produces MEQPDAAAGKRKRRTLAFAFLLAAFLSGAVFSLLPGGFSGTWHRLFSLFGLSDFSRNADGAPMALHVLPVGKADAILAECDGKYLLVDGGTPDRGEQVCRYLARRGVRKIDFVVNTHPDSDHIGGLKAVLEEFPAGRFFTPELPPDITPSDFAYTDVVDTLREKKIPAEHLSAGEELSLGKAAVHVLAPVRTHKSVNDNSIVLRLVYGGTSFLLMGDAEAEEENDLLESGAELRSDVLKVGHHGSKTSSTQAFLDAVRPRFAAVSVEADGNGLPDEEALGRLSRMGAVVSRTDVSGTLLYLSDGKQIIPKTER; encoded by the coding sequence ATGGAGCAGCCGGATGCCGCGGCCGGAAAGCGGAAAAGGCGTACGCTTGCTTTTGCTTTTCTTCTGGCCGCCTTTCTTTCCGGGGCTGTCTTTTCCCTGCTGCCGGGCGGCTTTTCCGGCACATGGCACCGGCTTTTTTCGCTGTTCGGCCTTTCGGATTTCTCCCGGAACGCCGACGGGGCGCCCATGGCCCTTCATGTCCTGCCGGTGGGCAAGGCCGACGCCATTCTGGCGGAATGCGATGGAAAATACCTGCTCGTGGACGGAGGGACCCCGGACAGGGGGGAACAGGTCTGCCGGTATCTCGCCCGGCGCGGCGTGCGGAAGATCGACTTTGTCGTCAATACGCACCCGGACAGCGACCATATCGGCGGGCTGAAAGCCGTTCTGGAAGAATTCCCGGCAGGGCGTTTTTTCACGCCGGAGCTGCCCCCGGACATAACTCCGTCGGATTTTGCCTATACTGATGTCGTCGATACTCTGCGCGAAAAAAAGATCCCCGCCGAACATCTTTCGGCGGGGGAGGAGCTTTCGCTCGGCAAAGCGGCGGTCCACGTGCTGGCGCCGGTGCGGACGCACAAATCCGTCAACGACAATTCCATTGTGCTGCGGCTTGTGTACGGCGGCACGTCGTTCCTGCTGATGGGGGACGCCGAGGCGGAGGAGGAGAACGACCTGCTCGAAAGCGGGGCGGAGCTTCGCTCCGACGTCCTGAAGGTGGGGCATCACGGCAGCAAGACCTCGAGCACGCAGGCTTTTCTCGACGCCGTCAGGCCGCGCTTTGCCGCCGTTTCGGTGGAAGCGGATGGAAACGGCCTGCCGGATGAAGAGGCGCTCGGCCGTCTCTCCCGCATGGGCGCCGTCGTCAGCCGCACGGACGTGAGCGGCACGCTGCTTTATCTGAGCGACGGAAAACAAATCATTCCAAAAACAGAAAGGTGA
- a CDS encoding Cell division protein FtsK, with amino-acid sequence MANQRPVRGRSAAKKAGKRPAYRRAGPAHAQKRTSGKETRSAEELHRINERTAVVMFAVSVLSACLILIRGDHVWLWMHNVMLGLFGNCAILWPVLLLYISIVTALERPRGNMGFKVGMMVAIIILFCASVYIFGAAAFAQRDGTYWNHLKTLYTQGTQQRGAGLISGLVGNLFVSVLGSIGSKIVIVLILFVMVMILTGTGLIQLFRTVTRPMNAVTENIGAVREHRRLLEERERDENIDIPLDADELPEHPVKSGNPSAPAKGKNKTLERLEKVFNMKTPNAAAPVPQEPAPPAAAPAAPVSAGVPPVPAAAAQTVPVAPEHPAPAGDSSGSAAAAAAFVQKAAMLQSAARESAAHLAEPEESPKEGYHFPPVSMLETTKAGNQSDITMELQTSGQRLVNTLKSFGVQTKIVNISRGPAVTRYELQPAAGVKISKITNLSDDIAMNLAASAVRIEAPIPGKAAVGIEVPNKNVNIVRMRDLVESNAFAVAKSRLTVALGRDIAGAPAVTDLAKMPHLLIAGSTGSGKSVCINSMIVSLLYKSTPDQVRFLMVDPKVVELGIYNGIPHLLVPVVTDPRKAAGALGWAVTEMLKRYKIFAENNVRDLASYNKLARSMGNRCEDGSQMPNMPQIVIIIDELADLMMAAPNEVEDSICRLAQMARAAGMHLVIATQRPSVDVITGIIKANIPSRIAFAVSSQVDSRTILDMGGAEKLLGRGDMLFSPVGSQKPIRIQGCFVSDSEIESVVTYVKKVQDSEYSEDVMEEIERNAAAENDKSGSSDSGSADPMMNEAIKCVVEAGQASTSLLQRRLRLGYARAGRLIDEMEQLGVIGPHEGSKPRQVLITHQQYLEMTLQQSDRAEQKE; translated from the coding sequence GTGGCCAATCAAAGACCTGTCCGCGGCCGGTCCGCAGCAAAAAAGGCGGGGAAACGCCCCGCCTACCGAAGAGCCGGGCCCGCCCACGCGCAGAAGCGCACGTCTGGAAAAGAGACGCGCAGCGCGGAAGAACTGCACCGCATCAACGAGAGAACGGCGGTCGTGATGTTCGCGGTATCGGTGCTGTCGGCGTGCCTGATCCTGATCCGCGGCGACCACGTCTGGCTCTGGATGCACAATGTGATGCTGGGGCTTTTCGGGAACTGTGCCATTCTGTGGCCGGTTCTTCTTCTTTACATATCCATTGTCACGGCGCTGGAACGCCCTCGCGGCAATATGGGGTTCAAGGTGGGGATGATGGTCGCCATCATCATCCTGTTCTGTGCTTCCGTTTATATTTTCGGCGCGGCGGCGTTCGCCCAGCGGGATGGGACGTACTGGAACCATCTGAAAACGCTTTACACGCAGGGGACCCAGCAGCGGGGCGCGGGCCTGATCAGCGGGCTGGTGGGGAACCTGTTCGTTTCGGTGCTCGGCTCCATCGGCTCCAAAATTGTGATCGTGCTGATCCTGTTCGTCATGGTGATGATCCTGACGGGCACCGGGCTGATCCAGCTGTTCCGCACCGTGACAAGGCCGATGAACGCCGTTACGGAAAATATCGGCGCGGTGCGGGAGCACCGCCGCCTTCTGGAGGAGCGGGAGCGGGACGAGAACATCGATATTCCGCTGGATGCGGACGAGCTCCCGGAGCATCCGGTGAAATCGGGAAATCCCTCCGCGCCCGCAAAGGGAAAGAACAAGACGCTGGAGCGCCTGGAAAAGGTGTTCAATATGAAAACCCCCAACGCGGCGGCGCCTGTGCCGCAGGAGCCCGCCCCGCCGGCCGCGGCGCCTGCGGCCCCCGTTTCCGCCGGCGTCCCGCCGGTGCCGGCAGCCGCGGCGCAGACGGTCCCCGTTGCTCCGGAGCATCCGGCTCCCGCGGGCGACTCCTCCGGCAGCGCGGCGGCCGCGGCCGCTTTTGTGCAGAAGGCCGCCATGCTGCAGAGCGCGGCGCGTGAAAGCGCCGCGCATCTCGCCGAGCCGGAGGAGTCCCCGAAGGAAGGGTACCATTTTCCGCCCGTTTCCATGCTGGAAACGACGAAGGCGGGCAATCAGTCCGACATTACGATGGAGCTCCAAACAAGCGGGCAGAGGCTGGTCAACACGCTGAAAAGCTTCGGCGTGCAGACCAAAATCGTCAACATCAGCAGGGGGCCTGCCGTCACCCGTTACGAGCTGCAGCCGGCGGCGGGCGTAAAAATCAGTAAGATCACGAACCTGTCCGACGACATCGCGATGAATCTCGCGGCGTCCGCCGTGCGGATCGAGGCCCCGATTCCCGGGAAGGCGGCGGTGGGCATCGAGGTGCCGAACAAAAACGTCAATATCGTCCGCATGAGGGATCTGGTCGAATCCAACGCGTTCGCCGTGGCAAAAAGCCGCCTCACCGTCGCGCTCGGGCGCGACATCGCAGGCGCGCCCGCCGTGACCGACCTTGCGAAAATGCCCCATCTGCTCATCGCGGGCTCCACGGGCTCCGGAAAATCCGTGTGCATCAACTCGATGATCGTCAGCCTGCTGTATAAATCCACGCCGGATCAGGTCCGCTTTCTGATGGTCGACCCCAAGGTGGTGGAGCTCGGAATCTACAACGGGATCCCGCACCTTCTCGTCCCGGTCGTCACGGATCCGCGCAAAGCGGCCGGCGCATTGGGCTGGGCGGTGACGGAGATGCTCAAGCGGTACAAGATCTTCGCGGAAAACAACGTGCGCGACCTCGCTTCTTACAACAAGCTGGCCCGCAGCATGGGCAACCGCTGCGAGGACGGCAGCCAGATGCCGAACATGCCGCAGATCGTCATCATCATCGACGAGCTCGCCGACCTGATGATGGCGGCGCCGAACGAGGTGGAGGATTCCATCTGCCGGCTGGCCCAGATGGCCCGTGCGGCGGGGATGCACCTTGTGATCGCCACCCAGCGCCCGTCCGTCGACGTCATCACCGGCATTATCAAGGCCAATATCCCGAGCCGCATCGCTTTCGCGGTGTCGTCGCAGGTCGATTCGCGCACGATTCTGGACATGGGCGGGGCAGAGAAGCTTCTGGGCCGCGGCGACATGCTGTTTTCCCCGGTCGGCTCGCAGAAGCCCATCCGGATCCAGGGCTGCTTCGTCAGCGACAGCGAGATCGAATCCGTCGTCACTTATGTCAAAAAGGTGCAGGATTCCGAATACAGCGAGGATGTCATGGAGGAGATCGAGCGGAACGCCGCCGCGGAGAACGACAAATCCGGCTCCTCCGATTCGGGAAGTGCCGACCCCATGATGAACGAAGCGATCAAGTGCGTGGTCGAGGCCGGACAGGCCTCGACGTCCCTGCTTCAGCGCCGGCTGCGCCTCGGATACGCCCGCGCGGGCCGCCTGATCGACGAGATGGAACAGCTCGGCGTGATCGGCCCGCACGAGGGAAGCAAGCCGCGCCAGGTGCTGATCACCCATCAGCAGTATCTGGAAATGACCCTGCAGCAGTCCGACCGCGCCGAACAGAAGGAATAA
- the uppP gene encoding Undecaprenyl-diphosphatase, translating into MSVMQAVIQGIIQGLTEFLPVSSSGHLSLAQHFMGVKVESLLFDVMLHIGTLLAVLIVYRRLVWRLILSLFGLIRDVFTGRFHWSRMDPDRRLLMMLIIGLLPLFLLFLPVPGTGYQIKDYADLWATDNDIVVEGCALVATSVLLIFGIIATRRNSAAARKSGGRSGRRSFHTADALCVGFAQCVAAVFPGLSRSGSTLSVGLMRGISRQAALDYSFVLGIPAIIAAAALELKDAVHAPVAIGFAPLFAGILSSAVVGFFAIKLLRWMVASDRLGVFACYTMILGILVIVLGIIEHGTGVDFSLVKAAVAPLCALGF; encoded by the coding sequence TTGAGCGTGATGCAGGCGGTCATTCAAGGGATCATACAGGGACTGACGGAATTTCTTCCGGTTTCCAGCAGCGGGCATCTTTCCCTGGCACAGCACTTTATGGGGGTGAAGGTGGAAAGCCTTCTGTTCGACGTCATGCTCCATATCGGCACGCTGCTTGCCGTTCTGATCGTGTACCGCAGGCTGGTCTGGCGGCTGATCCTGTCGCTTTTCGGGCTGATCCGGGATGTGTTCACCGGGCGGTTCCATTGGAGCCGCATGGATCCCGACCGCAGGCTCCTGATGATGCTGATCATCGGGCTTCTGCCGCTTTTCCTTCTGTTCCTTCCCGTCCCCGGAACCGGGTACCAGATCAAGGATTACGCCGATCTCTGGGCGACGGACAACGATATCGTCGTGGAGGGCTGTGCGCTTGTGGCGACATCCGTTCTGCTGATCTTCGGGATTATTGCGACCAGAAGGAATTCGGCGGCCGCGCGGAAATCGGGCGGAAGGTCCGGCAGAAGGAGCTTCCACACGGCCGATGCGCTCTGCGTGGGCTTTGCCCAGTGCGTGGCGGCTGTTTTCCCGGGGCTTTCCCGCTCTGGCTCCACGCTTTCCGTGGGCCTGATGCGCGGCATCAGCCGCCAGGCGGCGTTGGACTATTCCTTTGTGCTGGGGATTCCGGCCATCATCGCCGCCGCGGCGCTGGAGCTGAAGGATGCGGTTCATGCCCCCGTAGCCATCGGGTTCGCCCCCCTCTTTGCGGGCATCCTTTCCTCCGCCGTGGTCGGCTTTTTCGCCATCAAGCTTCTGCGCTGGATGGTGGCTTCCGACCGGCTGGGGGTGTTCGCCTGCTACACGATGATTCTCGGCATCCTCGTGATCGTGCTCGGAATCATCGAGCACGGCACCGGCGTCGATTTCTCGCTGGTGAAAGCGGCCGTCGCGCCGCTTTGCGCGCTGGGATTCTGA